A DNA window from Hydra vulgaris chromosome 13, alternate assembly HydraT2T_AEP contains the following coding sequences:
- the LOC101235722 gene encoding E3 ubiquitin-protein ligase MARCHF2 isoform X2: MKSNSSKENVSIKTHSKISLSTRNSGIYCRICQDNKATEPLLSPCLCTGTIGFLHSACLEKWLSQAARKKCELCNYEFCTVMTSKGIREWILSRNLSSDRRYIFIDVACFFILTPLGLVSSWLCIQGAQQYYTHDEFWTGFGLILLTGFLAMLYLFWIVITIRYHYLSFKNWQRNNTEVRVVFSKERCNEVARKASSITLNVHSMENGEVEVVQHKTLDTKETVANDCMVTDV, translated from the exons ATGAAg TCTAACTCATCAAAAGAAAACGTTTCTATAAAAACACACAGCAAAATATCTCTATCAACTCGCAATAGTGGAATATACTGTAGAATATGTCAAGACAATAAAGCAACTGAGCCCCTTTTATCTCCATGCTTATGTACAGGAACAATCGGTTTTTTACATTCCGCATGTTTGGAAAAATGGTTAAGTCAGGCAGCAAGAAAAAAGTGCGAGCTTTGCAATTATGAATTTTGCACCGTTATGACATCAAAAGGAATACGGGAG tGGATACTTTCACGAAATCTCTCTAGTGACCGacgttatatttttattgatgtcgCATGCTTTTTCATTTTAACGCCGTTGGGTTTGGTTAGTTCATGGCTTTGCATACAAGGTGCTCAGCAATACTATACCCACGATGAATTTTGGACCGGCTTTGGGCTTATTTTACTCACCGGTTTTTTAGCAATGCTTTACCTGTTCTGGATTGTAATTACAATTAGGTAccattatttatcttttaaaaattggcaACGTAACAACACTGAAGTACGTGTTGTGTTTTCGAAGGAACGGTGTAATGAAGTAGCTAGAAAAGCCAGTTCAATCACTTTAAACGTTCACTCCATGGAAAACGGCGAAGTTGAAGTTGTTCAGCATAAAACATTAGATACAAAGGAAACTGTCGCTAATGACTGCATGGTTACAGATGTCTGA